In Streptomyces sp. NBC_00306, a single genomic region encodes these proteins:
- the ilvD gene encoding dihydroxy-acid dehydratase, translated as MPELRSRTVTHGRNMAGARALMRASGVASADIGKPIVAVANSFTEFVPGHTHLAPVGRIVSEAILAAGAVPREFNTIAVDDGIAMGHGGMLYSLPSRDLIADSVEYMVEAHCADALICISNCDKITPGMLMAALRLNIPTVFVSGGPMEAGKATLVDGTVRKLDLINAISDAVNENVSDEDILRIEENACPTCGSCSGMFTANSMNCLTEAIGLSLPGNGSVLATHTARRALYENAARTVVDITKRYYSEDDESVLPRNIATRAAFDNAMALDIAMGGSTNTILHLLAAAQEAELDYDLDDINDVSRRVPCLAKVAPNVAPGGTYYMEDVHRAGGIPAILGELYRAGLLNEDVHTVHSPGIKEWLGTWDVRGGSPSEEAVELWHAAPGCKRSAEAFSQSERWDSLDVDAAGGCIRDLEHAYSLDGGLAVLKGNLAVDGCVVKTAGVDESIWTFEGPAVVCESQEDAVDKILTKQIKEGDVVVIRYEGPKGGPGMQEMLYPTSFLKGRGLGKACALVTDGRFSGGTSGLSIGHASPEAASGGTIALVEDGDRIRIDIPNRTIDLLVTDEELSSRREALAGAYAPKKRERKVSAALRAYAAMATSADKGAVRDVSRLG; from the coding sequence ATGCCCGAGCTGAGGTCCCGCACAGTCACCCACGGCCGCAACATGGCGGGTGCCCGCGCCCTTATGCGGGCGTCGGGCGTAGCGAGCGCGGACATCGGCAAGCCGATCGTCGCGGTCGCCAACTCCTTCACCGAGTTCGTGCCCGGCCACACCCACCTCGCCCCGGTCGGCCGGATCGTCTCCGAGGCGATCCTGGCGGCGGGCGCGGTGCCGCGTGAGTTCAACACGATCGCGGTCGACGACGGCATCGCGATGGGCCACGGCGGCATGCTCTACTCGCTGCCCTCGCGCGACCTGATCGCCGACAGCGTGGAGTACATGGTCGAGGCGCACTGCGCCGACGCGCTGATCTGCATCTCCAACTGCGACAAGATCACTCCGGGCATGCTGATGGCCGCCCTGCGCCTCAACATCCCCACCGTCTTCGTCTCCGGCGGCCCGATGGAGGCCGGCAAGGCGACGCTCGTCGACGGCACGGTCCGCAAGCTGGACCTGATCAACGCGATCTCGGACGCGGTCAACGAGAACGTCTCGGACGAGGACATCCTCCGTATCGAGGAGAACGCCTGTCCTACCTGCGGCTCGTGTTCCGGCATGTTCACCGCCAACTCGATGAACTGCCTGACCGAGGCGATCGGCCTCTCCCTGCCGGGCAACGGCTCGGTGCTCGCCACTCACACGGCCCGCCGCGCGCTGTACGAGAACGCCGCCCGCACGGTCGTCGACATCACCAAGCGGTACTACTCCGAGGACGACGAGAGCGTCCTGCCGCGCAACATCGCCACCCGCGCGGCCTTCGACAACGCCATGGCGCTCGACATCGCCATGGGCGGCTCGACCAACACGATCCTGCACCTGCTCGCCGCCGCGCAGGAGGCCGAGCTGGACTACGACCTCGACGACATCAACGATGTCTCGCGGCGTGTGCCCTGTCTGGCCAAGGTGGCGCCGAACGTCGCGCCCGGCGGCACGTACTACATGGAGGACGTGCACCGCGCCGGCGGCATCCCGGCGATCCTCGGCGAGCTGTACCGGGCGGGCCTGCTCAACGAGGACGTGCACACCGTCCACTCCCCGGGCATCAAGGAATGGCTCGGCACCTGGGACGTGCGCGGCGGCTCCCCGTCCGAGGAAGCGGTCGAACTGTGGCACGCGGCGCCGGGCTGCAAGCGTTCCGCGGAGGCCTTCTCGCAGTCCGAGCGGTGGGATTCGCTGGACGTCGACGCGGCAGGCGGCTGCATCCGCGACCTGGAGCACGCGTACTCCCTGGACGGCGGTCTCGCCGTGCTGAAGGGGAATCTCGCCGTCGACGGCTGTGTCGTGAAGACCGCCGGCGTGGACGAGTCGATCTGGACCTTCGAGGGCCCGGCCGTCGTCTGCGAGTCGCAGGAGGACGCGGTCGACAAGATCCTCACCAAGCAGATCAAGGAGGGCGACGTCGTCGTCATCCGCTACGAGGGCCCCAAGGGCGGCCCGGGTATGCAGGAGATGCTCTACCCGACGTCGTTCCTGAAGGGCCGCGGCCTGGGCAAGGCCTGCGCACTGGTGACGGACGGCCGCTTCTCGGGCGGCACCTCGGGCCTGTCGATCGGCCACGCCTCACCGGAGGCGGCGTCGGGCGGCACGATCGCGCTCGTCGAGGACGGCGACCGCATCCGCATCGACATCCCGAACCGCACGATCGACCTGCTGGTCACGGACGAGGAACTGTCGTCCCGCCGCGAGGCCTTGGCCGGCGCGTACGCGCCGAAGAAGCGCGAACGGAAGGTGTCGGCGGCGCTGCGGGCGTACGCGGCGATGGCGACGAGCGCGGACAAGGGCGCGGTCCGGGACGTCTCGCGCCTGGGCTGA
- a CDS encoding BACON domain-containing protein, which yields MTSSRLEPPTHTTGARRAHRRTPHTLTQQPPARYEPYLDGLFTYCLSVLCDHDAATALLGDVLAMAERQYGRSPADEPGRKAWLYALARWACLRRLAEQRRSRQGAHTGRTAVSEERPRVSEEAAERRRSELALLAWPEAAGTTPEQREALELAVRHGLGAREVAAVLGTDATAARELLAAAACEVERTRAALAVVESGNCPSVARLTGDHRVLLSAALRTELVRHVDDCPRCRRAAERAGAGGPWPGAAVSPATLPLVEAPRAAAYIAMLHVPRARAAAPRFGPSGFPLDPKDHAARRDRLRARAVTTTVVATVVAAPVLALWAAYRGAPLTGEGEHGGASVTASDTTEDVGLEGRPYDHYENAGNAQAEPASPFTAPSASPDVSVEVISAGTPPPPSRPGMPAPGRLTVEAEPSGDTTRITLRASGGSPVTWSAWTNARWLYVSHTSGTLRPGESVTIYVTVDRAREPVGAWSARVGVDPSGAVISVRGHGRPHPPTPHPPTSEPPPTPPSTPPPSDPPSPTPSEETPSPTPTPPSSPPSDPTLSDSPPSSS from the coding sequence GTGACGAGCAGCAGGCTGGAACCACCCACCCACACCACCGGCGCACGACGGGCGCACCGGCGCACGCCGCACACCCTCACGCAACAGCCGCCCGCGCGTTATGAGCCGTACCTCGACGGCCTGTTCACCTACTGCCTCTCCGTGCTCTGCGACCACGACGCCGCGACCGCGCTGCTCGGTGATGTGCTCGCCATGGCGGAACGGCAGTACGGGCGCAGCCCGGCGGACGAGCCCGGACGCAAGGCGTGGCTGTACGCACTGGCGCGCTGGGCGTGCCTGCGCCGGCTGGCCGAACAGCGGCGCAGCCGGCAGGGAGCGCACACCGGCAGAACCGCCGTCTCCGAGGAGCGGCCCCGGGTCTCCGAGGAGGCCGCGGAGCGCCGCCGCTCCGAACTGGCCCTGCTGGCCTGGCCGGAGGCGGCCGGCACCACACCCGAACAGCGCGAGGCGCTCGAACTCGCCGTACGCCACGGGCTCGGCGCGCGTGAGGTCGCCGCGGTCCTCGGTACGGACGCGACCGCCGCCCGCGAACTCCTCGCAGCCGCCGCCTGCGAGGTCGAGCGCACCCGCGCGGCGCTCGCGGTGGTCGAGAGCGGCAACTGCCCCTCCGTCGCCCGCCTCACCGGCGACCACCGGGTGCTGCTCTCCGCGGCGCTGCGTACCGAACTCGTCCGGCACGTCGACGACTGCCCCCGCTGCCGCCGCGCCGCCGAACGGGCCGGCGCGGGCGGGCCGTGGCCGGGGGCGGCGGTCAGCCCGGCCACGCTGCCCCTGGTCGAGGCACCGCGGGCCGCCGCGTACATCGCGATGCTCCACGTCCCCCGGGCGCGCGCGGCCGCACCCCGCTTCGGACCCAGCGGCTTCCCCCTCGACCCGAAGGACCACGCGGCCCGGCGCGACCGGCTGCGGGCCCGCGCGGTGACCACCACCGTCGTGGCGACGGTCGTCGCCGCGCCGGTCCTCGCGCTGTGGGCGGCGTACCGCGGGGCGCCGCTGACGGGGGAGGGCGAACACGGCGGAGCCTCGGTCACCGCGAGCGACACGACGGAGGACGTGGGCCTGGAGGGCCGCCCCTACGACCACTACGAGAACGCGGGCAACGCCCAGGCCGAACCGGCGTCCCCGTTCACCGCGCCCTCCGCGTCGCCGGACGTCTCGGTCGAGGTCATCAGCGCGGGCACGCCCCCGCCGCCGTCCCGCCCCGGCATGCCGGCCCCGGGCCGCCTCACGGTCGAGGCGGAACCGTCCGGCGACACGACCCGCATCACCCTCCGCGCCTCGGGCGGCTCACCCGTCACCTGGTCCGCCTGGACGAACGCCCGCTGGCTCTACGTGAGCCACACCTCGGGCACGCTGCGCCCGGGCGAATCGGTGACGATCTACGTGACGGTGGACCGGGCACGGGAGCCGGTGGGGGCGTGGAGCGCGCGGGTGGGAGTGGACCCGTCCGGTGCGGTGATCTCGGTCCGCGGCCACGGCCGCCCCCACCCGCCGACGCCGCACCCCCCGACGTCGGAGCCCCCGCCGACGCCGCCCTCGACCCCACCACCGTCGGACCCCCCGTCCCCGACTCCGTCGGAGGAAACCCCGTCCCCGACCCCGACGCCCCCGTCCTCGCCCCCGTCGGACCCGACCCTGTCGGACTCCCCGCCGTCGAGCTCCTGA
- a CDS encoding A/G-specific adenine glycosylase, whose protein sequence is MTDTTTHTARADAASLHSPVIDWFDEHARDLPWRRPDAGAWGVMVSEFMLQQTPVSRVLPVYEQWMARWPRPADLAAEAPGEAVRAWGRLGYPRRALRLHGAAQAIAERHGGDVPSDHGQLLSLPGIGEYTAAAVASFAYGQRHAVLDTNVRRVFARAATGVQYPPTATTAAERKLARALLPDDERTAARWAAASMELGALVCTARNEDCSRCPIAGQCAWRLAGKPAHEGAARRGQTYAGTDRQVRGRLLAVLREAHVPVPQSALDAVWHEPVQRARALDGLVADGLVEPLDDGTYRLPG, encoded by the coding sequence ATGACTGACACCACCACACACACCGCCCGCGCCGACGCGGCGTCCCTCCACTCCCCCGTCATCGACTGGTTCGACGAGCACGCCCGTGATCTGCCCTGGCGCCGCCCCGATGCGGGTGCCTGGGGCGTGATGGTGAGCGAGTTCATGCTCCAGCAGACTCCGGTCAGCCGGGTCCTTCCCGTGTACGAACAGTGGATGGCCCGCTGGCCCCGGCCCGCCGACCTCGCGGCCGAGGCGCCCGGCGAGGCCGTTCGCGCCTGGGGCCGGCTCGGCTACCCGCGGCGTGCCCTGCGGCTGCACGGAGCCGCGCAGGCGATAGCGGAGCGGCACGGCGGCGATGTGCCGAGCGACCACGGGCAGCTGCTCTCGCTCCCGGGGATCGGCGAGTACACGGCGGCCGCGGTGGCCTCCTTCGCCTACGGCCAGCGCCACGCCGTCCTCGACACCAATGTCCGCCGGGTCTTCGCGCGGGCGGCGACGGGCGTCCAGTACCCGCCGACGGCGACCACCGCGGCCGAGCGCAAGCTGGCCCGCGCGCTGCTGCCCGACGACGAGAGGACGGCTGCCCGGTGGGCGGCGGCCTCCATGGAACTCGGCGCGCTGGTGTGCACCGCGCGGAACGAGGACTGCTCCCGCTGCCCGATCGCCGGGCAGTGCGCCTGGCGGCTGGCCGGCAAACCCGCACACGAAGGCGCGGCCCGCCGGGGCCAGACCTATGCGGGCACCGACCGTCAGGTGCGCGGCAGGCTCCTCGCCGTTCTCCGGGAGGCGCACGTGCCGGTCCCACAGTCGGCGCTGGACGCGGTCTGGCACGAGCCCGTGCAGCGGGCGCGCGCCCTCGACGGACTCGTCGCCGACGGGCTCGTCGAGCCACTGGACGACGGTACGTACCGACTGCCGGGCTGA
- the radA gene encoding DNA repair protein RadA yields MAARTKSAKDRPSYRCTECGWTTAKWLGRCPECQAWGTIEEYGAPAVRTTAAGRVSTAALPIGQVDGRQATARSTGVDELDRVLGGGLVPGAVVLLAGEPGVGKSTLLLDVAAKAASDEHRTLYVTGEESASQVRLRADRIGALHDHLYLAAETDLSAVLGHLDAVKPSLLVLDSVQTVASPEIDGAPGGMAQVREVAGALIRASKERGMSTILVGHVTKDGAIAGPRLLEHLVDVVLSFEGDRHARLRLVRGVKNRYGATDEVGCFELHDEGITGLADPSGLFLTRRDAPVPGTCLTVTLEGRRPLVAEVQALTVDSQIPSPRRTTSGLETSRVSMMLAVLEQRGRITALGKRDIYSATVGGVKLSEPAADLAIALALASAASDTPLPKNLVAIGEVGLAGEVRRVTGVQRRLSEAHRLGFTHALVPSDPGKVPAGMKVTEVADVGDALRVLPRGRQRGSEGAPVTAPRKERAEAPRDDDTRR; encoded by the coding sequence ATGGCTGCCCGTACGAAATCCGCGAAGGACCGGCCGTCCTACCGCTGCACCGAGTGCGGCTGGACGACCGCCAAGTGGCTCGGCCGCTGCCCCGAATGCCAGGCCTGGGGCACGATCGAGGAGTACGGCGCGCCCGCCGTCCGCACCACCGCCGCCGGCCGCGTCTCCACCGCCGCGCTGCCCATCGGCCAGGTCGACGGACGACAGGCGACGGCCCGCTCCACCGGGGTGGACGAGCTCGACCGGGTGCTCGGCGGCGGGCTGGTGCCCGGCGCTGTCGTGCTGCTCGCCGGTGAGCCGGGCGTCGGCAAGTCCACCCTGCTGCTGGACGTCGCCGCCAAGGCCGCGAGCGACGAGCACCGGACTCTGTATGTGACGGGCGAGGAATCGGCGAGCCAGGTCCGGCTGCGCGCCGACCGCATCGGCGCCCTGCACGACCATCTGTATCTGGCGGCCGAGACCGATCTGTCCGCCGTTCTCGGGCACTTGGACGCGGTCAAGCCGTCGCTGCTGGTCCTCGACTCCGTCCAGACCGTCGCCTCCCCCGAGATCGACGGCGCGCCCGGCGGCATGGCCCAGGTCCGCGAGGTCGCCGGCGCGCTGATCCGCGCGTCCAAGGAGCGCGGGATGTCCACGATCCTGGTGGGCCATGTCACCAAGGACGGCGCGATCGCCGGACCGCGGCTGCTGGAGCACCTCGTCGACGTCGTGCTCTCCTTCGAGGGCGACCGGCACGCGCGGCTGCGTCTCGTACGGGGCGTCAAGAACCGTTACGGAGCGACGGACGAAGTCGGCTGCTTCGAGCTGCACGACGAGGGCATCACCGGACTCGCGGACCCCTCGGGCCTGTTCCTGACCCGCCGGGACGCGCCCGTGCCCGGCACCTGTCTGACGGTCACCCTGGAGGGCCGTCGCCCGCTCGTCGCCGAGGTGCAGGCGCTCACCGTCGACTCGCAGATCCCCTCCCCCCGGCGCACGACCTCGGGTCTGGAGACCTCCCGCGTCTCGATGATGCTCGCCGTCCTGGAGCAGCGCGGCCGGATCACCGCTCTCGGCAAGCGCGACATCTACAGCGCGACGGTCGGCGGTGTGAAGCTCTCGGAGCCCGCGGCGGACCTGGCGATCGCGCTCGCCCTGGCCTCCGCCGCCAGCGACACCCCACTGCCGAAGAACCTGGTCGCGATCGGTGAGGTCGGCCTCGCCGGCGAGGTGAGACGCGTCACGGGCGTGCAGCGCCGGCTCTCCGAGGCCCACCGTCTCGGCTTCACCCACGCCCTGGTCCCGTCCGACCCGGGCAAGGTGCCCGCGGGCATGAAGGTGACGGAAGTGGCCGATGTCGGAGACGCTCTGAGGGTGCTGCCGCGCGGGCGGCAGAGGGGTTCGGAGGGGGCTCCGGTCACGGCACCGCGCAAAGAGCGTGCGGAGGCCCCACGGGACGACGACACGCGCCGGTAG
- a CDS encoding TetR/AcrR family transcriptional regulator, giving the protein MTDPTAPRRRGRPARTEAAEGPGARERILEAARTEFAERGYDKTTVRGIARAADVDAALVHHYFGTKDEVFAAAIEVSFEPSLVVPVILGQGTDGIGERLARFFIGVWENPATRGPLLAIIRSALTHDAAATVLRGFLLRRLLEKIAGELDVPDPKFRAELAASHMIGIAILRYVIKVEPLASADPETIVAMVAPTLQRYLTEA; this is encoded by the coding sequence ATGACGGACCCGACGGCGCCCCGGCGCCGCGGCCGCCCGGCCCGTACGGAGGCGGCCGAGGGCCCCGGGGCCCGGGAGCGGATCCTGGAAGCGGCCCGGACCGAGTTCGCGGAACGCGGCTACGACAAGACGACCGTCCGCGGCATCGCCAGGGCGGCGGACGTGGACGCGGCCCTGGTCCATCATTACTTCGGTACGAAGGACGAGGTCTTCGCGGCCGCCATCGAGGTGTCCTTCGAACCGAGCCTGGTCGTCCCGGTGATCCTGGGACAGGGCACCGACGGCATCGGCGAGCGGCTCGCCCGCTTCTTCATCGGCGTGTGGGAGAACCCGGCCACCCGGGGCCCGCTGCTGGCGATCATCCGCTCCGCGCTCACCCATGACGCTGCGGCGACGGTACTGCGCGGCTTCCTGCTGCGGCGGCTGCTGGAGAAGATCGCCGGGGAGCTCGACGTACCGGACCCGAAGTTCCGCGCGGAGCTCGCGGCCTCGCACATGATCGGCATCGCGATCCTGCGCTACGTCATCAAGGTGGAGCCCCTGGCCTCGGCCGATCCCGAGACCATCGTGGCGATGGTGGCCCCCACGCTGCAGCGGTATCTGACCGAAGCGTGA
- a CDS encoding Ppx/GppA phosphatase family protein, whose amino-acid sequence MRLGVLDVGSNTVHLLVVDAHPGARPLPAHSHKAELRLAELLDEAGAIGPEGVDRLIDTVAAAAQAAEDQGCEQVLSFATSAVREATNADLVLARVKAETGVDLTVLTGEEEARLTFLAARRWFGWSAGKLLVLDIGGGSLEIAYGIDEEPDATVSLPLGAGRLTAARLPGDPPDPEDVRALRRHVRAEIARTVGEFNRIGKPDHIVATSKTFRQLARIAGAARSAEGLYVQRELSHKSLQEWVPKLAGMTAEQRCALPGVSESRAPQLLAGALVAEGAMELFGAQVLEICPWALREGVILRRLDHLPTA is encoded by the coding sequence ATGAGACTCGGAGTTCTCGACGTCGGTTCGAACACGGTGCACCTTCTGGTGGTGGACGCGCACCCCGGTGCCCGCCCGCTGCCCGCCCACTCGCACAAGGCGGAGCTGCGGCTCGCCGAGCTGCTGGACGAGGCGGGCGCCATCGGCCCCGAGGGTGTCGACCGGCTGATCGACACCGTCGCGGCCGCCGCTCAGGCCGCCGAGGACCAGGGCTGCGAGCAGGTGCTGAGTTTCGCTACCTCCGCCGTACGCGAGGCCACCAACGCCGACCTGGTGCTGGCCCGGGTCAAGGCCGAGACGGGCGTCGACCTCACGGTGCTCACCGGCGAGGAGGAGGCGCGGCTCACCTTTCTGGCCGCTCGCCGCTGGTTCGGCTGGTCCGCCGGCAAGCTCCTCGTCCTGGACATCGGCGGGGGATCGCTGGAGATCGCGTACGGGATCGACGAGGAGCCCGACGCCACGGTGTCGCTGCCGCTCGGCGCGGGCCGGCTGACCGCGGCCCGGCTGCCGGGAGATCCGCCGGACCCCGAGGATGTTCGAGCGCTGCGTCGCCATGTGCGTGCTGAAATCGCCCGTACGGTGGGTGAGTTCAACCGCATCGGCAAGCCCGACCACATCGTGGCGACGTCCAAGACGTTCCGGCAGCTGGCCCGTATCGCGGGAGCCGCGCGCTCCGCGGAGGGTCTGTACGTGCAGCGTGAACTAAGTCATAAATCGCTGCAGGAATGGGTCCCGAAACTCGCCGGGATGACCGCTGAGCAGCGCTGCGCCCTGCCCGGGGTCTCCGAGAGCCGCGCCCCTCAGCTGCTGGCGGGAGCCCTGGTCGCGGAGGGTGCGATGGAGCTTTTCGGCGCGCAGGTGCTGGAGATCTGTCCCTGGGCGCTGCGTGAGGGCGTCATCCTGCGCCGTCTGGATCACCTCCCCACCGCCTAG
- the disA gene encoding DNA integrity scanning diadenylate cyclase DisA, translating to MAANDRAAAPGKSGGGSGNEALIRAALSAVAPGQALRDGLERILRGNTGGLIVLGMDKTVESMCTGGFVLDVEFTATRLRELCKLDGALILDKDITKILRAGVQLVPDASIPTEETGTRHRTADRVSRQCGFPVVSVSQSMRLIALYVDGERRVLEESAAILSRANQALATLERYKLRLDEVAGTLSALEIEDLVTVRDVTAVAQRLEMVRRIATEIAEYVVELGTDGRLLSLQLDELIAGVEPERELVVRDYVPEPTAKRSRTVDEALFELDSLTHTELLELPIVARALGYSGSPETLDSAVSPRGYRLLAKVPRLPGAIIERLVEHFGGLQKLLAASVDDLQTVDGVGEARARSVREGLSRLAESSILERYV from the coding sequence GTGGCAGCCAACGACCGGGCAGCAGCACCCGGAAAGTCCGGCGGAGGCTCCGGCAACGAAGCACTGATCCGCGCCGCCCTGAGCGCGGTGGCGCCGGGCCAGGCCCTGCGCGACGGCCTGGAGCGGATCCTCCGCGGCAACACCGGCGGCCTGATCGTCCTCGGTATGGACAAAACGGTCGAATCGATGTGCACCGGCGGCTTCGTGCTGGATGTCGAGTTCACCGCGACCCGGCTGCGCGAGCTGTGCAAGCTGGACGGCGCGCTGATCCTCGACAAGGACATCACCAAGATCCTCCGGGCCGGTGTGCAGCTGGTCCCGGACGCGTCCATCCCCACCGAGGAGACCGGCACCCGCCACCGCACGGCGGACCGGGTGTCGCGTCAGTGCGGCTTCCCCGTGGTGTCCGTGTCGCAGTCCATGCGCCTCATCGCGCTGTACGTGGACGGGGAGCGCCGGGTCCTGGAGGAGTCGGCCGCGATCCTGTCCCGCGCGAACCAGGCCCTCGCGACCCTGGAGCGCTACAAGCTCCGCCTCGACGAGGTCGCGGGCACGCTCTCCGCGCTGGAGATCGAGGACCTGGTGACGGTCCGGGACGTCACGGCCGTGGCCCAGCGCCTGGAGATGGTGCGACGGATCGCCACCGAGATCGCCGAGTACGTGGTCGAGTTGGGCACCGACGGACGGCTGCTCTCCCTCCAGCTCGACGAGTTGATCGCGGGCGTCGAGCCCGAGCGCGAGCTGGTCGTGCGTGACTATGTGCCCGAGCCCACCGCGAAGCGGTCCCGTACGGTCGACGAGGCCCTGTTCGAGCTGGACTCCCTGACCCACACGGAACTACTGGAACTACCCATAGTGGCCAGGGCTTTGGGCTACAGCGGCTCGCCCGAGACCCTCGACTCCGCGGTCTCCCCGCGCGGCTACCGGCTGCTGGCGAAGGTGCCGAGACTGCCGGGCGCGATCATCGAGCGGCTGGTGGAGCACTTCGGCGGGCTGCAGAAGCTGCTCGCGGCGAGCGTCGACGACCTTCAGACGGTCGACGGTGTGGGCGAGGCGCGCGCACGCAGCGTCCGCGAGGGCCTGTCACGGCTCGCGGAGTCCTCGATCCTCGAGCGGTACGTCTAG
- a CDS encoding sugar phosphate isomerase/epimerase family protein has product MAEPVVRIPDAKVVLSTASVYPESTATAFEIAARLGYDGVEVMVWTDPVSQDIEALRRLSDYHQVPVHAIHAPCLLITQRVWSTDPWVKLQRAQAAAEKLGASTVVVHPPFRWQRQYARDFVSGIWRMANETDVRFAVENMYPWRYRDREMLAYAPDWDVTKEDYRHFTVDLSHTATSRVDTMAMVDRMGDRLGHVHLADGKGSAKDEHLVPGRGNQPCAELLERLARGGFDGHVVIEVNTRRAMSAAEREADLAEALAFTRLHLASATSSGVRGS; this is encoded by the coding sequence GTGGCAGAACCAGTGGTGCGCATCCCGGATGCGAAGGTTGTCCTGTCGACGGCTTCCGTCTATCCGGAGTCGACGGCGACGGCCTTCGAGATCGCCGCGCGCCTGGGCTACGACGGTGTCGAGGTCATGGTCTGGACCGATCCCGTCAGCCAGGACATCGAGGCTTTGCGCCGCCTGTCCGACTATCACCAGGTGCCGGTCCACGCGATCCACGCCCCGTGTCTGCTGATCACGCAGCGGGTGTGGTCCACCGACCCGTGGGTGAAGCTCCAGCGTGCCCAGGCCGCCGCCGAGAAGCTGGGCGCGTCCACGGTCGTGGTGCACCCGCCGTTCCGCTGGCAGCGGCAGTACGCCCGGGACTTCGTCAGCGGTATCTGGCGGATGGCGAACGAGACGGATGTGCGCTTCGCCGTCGAGAACATGTACCCGTGGCGCTACCGGGACCGCGAAATGCTCGCGTACGCCCCCGACTGGGACGTCACCAAGGAGGACTACCGCCACTTCACGGTCGACCTCTCGCACACCGCCACCTCCCGCGTGGACACCATGGCGATGGTGGACCGGATGGGCGACCGGCTCGGACACGTGCACCTCGCCGACGGCAAGGGGTCCGCGAAGGACGAGCACCTCGTGCCGGGCCGCGGCAACCAGCCGTGTGCCGAGCTGCTGGAGCGGCTCGCCCGCGGCGGCTTCGACGGTCATGTGGTCATCGAGGTCAACACCCGGCGCGCGATGTCCGCGGCCGAACGCGAGGCCGACCTCGCGGAGGCCCTCGCCTTCACCCGGCTGCATCTGGCGTCCGCCACCTCGTCGGGAGTGCGCGGCTCATGA